A stretch of the Chlorobiota bacterium genome encodes the following:
- a CDS encoding PASTA domain-containing protein, whose product MKSKDLNIDNWRTNSVLSLLIGALLIMGGRLVWLQIIKGDDFVSMAKKQYESVEPLIATRGIIFDCNGHILATNNDVYTIAIDPKSVQNQTDLSKSLSKYLKIKYSDALSLVTSKDTRYVPIKGRFKYSVVSNLEGIDKGIIIRKQIKRNYEYGTIASQILGGTNIDLKGISGLEQYYDKVLKGENGYMIMQRDRLSQRTPSVDLPKVPAVNGEGIGLTIDINIQQIVEEELLKGVKNAGAASGTAIAVDPRTGEVLALVSLPTYNPNDLSSMNNNNSRMRALVDNYEPGSTMKVVTASAALQEKVINVNEKINTSTNNLLPYPISDDHKVGTIDINEAMEQSSNVFFADVALKIPNPKFRKYIRDFGFGINTGIDLPGEISGFVCKGKDFTRQMQAYNAHGYGLSVTPLQMVMAYSAIANGGKIMKPFIVKKIFNNNGSIKEEIKPKEIREVVVPEVAANVRDMLVRVVEGSKGTGRRASVPGLRIAGKTGTAKLVLDGKYSENYNASFVGFFPAYKPSISLLILLNSPKNAFYGGEVAAPIFGEIAKRISSAKMNDTDPNFIKSVKIMTEKITPDSLLKTEVIVPDLRGMNQNSAISVADISNLRILSNNEGSIIGWQSPAPGTKVKIQSAIKIKLISQNLCYKMPDLKGLSIRQALNILSVFKLRSNIKGRGVVMNQTPKAGTLLDGKIKILIECG is encoded by the coding sequence TTGAAATCAAAAGATTTAAATATTGACAATTGGCGAACTAACTCAGTTTTATCATTACTAATTGGTGCCCTATTAATTATGGGAGGAAGGTTGGTTTGGTTGCAGATTATAAAAGGAGATGATTTTGTTAGCATGGCAAAAAAGCAGTATGAATCTGTTGAGCCACTTATAGCAACTAGAGGAATAATCTTTGACTGTAACGGACATATACTTGCTACAAATAATGATGTTTACACAATTGCTATCGATCCTAAATCTGTACAGAATCAAACTGATTTATCAAAGTCATTATCAAAATATCTGAAGATTAAATATAGTGATGCATTATCATTAGTTACTTCAAAAGATACCAGGTATGTTCCTATAAAAGGTAGATTCAAATATTCAGTTGTGAGTAATTTAGAAGGAATAGATAAAGGTATAATAATAAGGAAACAAATTAAACGCAATTATGAATATGGTACAATTGCATCTCAAATTCTTGGTGGAACAAATATAGATCTAAAAGGTATAAGTGGTTTAGAACAATATTATGATAAAGTTTTGAAAGGTGAGAATGGATATATGATAATGCAAAGGGATAGATTAAGCCAAAGGACACCAAGCGTAGATTTACCAAAAGTACCAGCAGTAAATGGAGAAGGTATTGGGCTAACAATAGATATTAATATCCAACAAATTGTTGAGGAGGAACTTCTTAAAGGTGTAAAGAATGCTGGAGCAGCTTCTGGAACTGCAATTGCGGTTGATCCAAGAACAGGAGAAGTTCTTGCTTTAGTAAGTTTACCTACCTATAATCCGAATGATTTAAGTTCTATGAACAATAATAATTCTAGAATGAGGGCTTTGGTAGATAATTATGAACCTGGCTCTACAATGAAAGTTGTAACTGCTTCAGCTGCTCTTCAAGAAAAAGTAATCAATGTAAATGAAAAAATAAATACATCGACAAATAATTTATTGCCTTATCCAATTTCCGATGATCATAAAGTTGGAACAATAGATATCAATGAAGCAATGGAACAATCTAGTAATGTATTTTTTGCAGATGTTGCATTAAAGATTCCTAATCCTAAGTTTAGAAAATATATTAGAGATTTTGGTTTTGGCATAAATACTGGGATAGATTTACCTGGTGAAATTAGTGGATTTGTTTGTAAAGGAAAAGATTTTACAAGACAAATGCAAGCTTACAATGCTCATGGTTACGGTCTATCAGTTACTCCTTTACAAATGGTTATGGCATACTCTGCAATTGCAAATGGAGGAAAAATAATGAAACCATTTATTGTTAAAAAAATATTTAATAATAATGGATCTATTAAAGAAGAAATTAAACCTAAAGAAATTAGGGAGGTTGTAGTCCCTGAAGTTGCAGCTAACGTTAGAGATATGCTTGTACGAGTTGTTGAGGGAAGTAAGGGAACTGGCAGAAGAGCTTCAGTACCAGGCTTAAGGATAGCAGGAAAAACAGGGACAGCAAAATTAGTATTAGATGGAAAGTATTCTGAGAATTACAATGCATCATTTGTTGGCTTTTTTCCTGCATACAAGCCTAGTATCTCATTATTGATTCTATTGAATTCTCCTAAGAATGCTTTTTATGGTGGTGAAGTAGCAGCTCCAATATTTGGTGAAATTGCAAAAAGAATTTCAAGTGCAAAAATGAATGATACTGACCCAAATTTTATAAAGTCAGTAAAAATAATGACAGAGAAAATTACTCCAGATTCTTTACTTAAAACAGAAGTGATAGTTCCAGACTTAAGGGGAATGAATCAAAACTCAGCAATATCAGTTGCGGACATTTCTAATTTAAGAATACTCAGTAATAATGAAGGTTCGATTATAGGTTGGCAATCACCAGCCCCCGGCACTAAAGTAAAAATTCAATCTGCAATTAAAATAAAGTTAATCTCTCAAAATTTATGTTATAAAATGCCAGATCTTAAAGGTCTTTCTATTAGACAAGCTTTGAACATTTTGAGTGTATTTAAATTGAGAAGTAATATTAAAGGAAGAGGTGTGGTAATGAATCAAACCCCAAAAGCAGGAACTTTGCTTGATGGGAAGATTAAAATTTTAATAGAATGTGGATAA
- a CDS encoding UDP-N-acetylmuramoyl-tripeptide--D-alanyl-D-alanine ligase, protein MKNKSIKYITEKLGAFVIANNQDDIKKKILDFSTDTRALFKGSAFVALKGENYDGHEFINIAFDLGASACIVNENWYKLNKGKYFIKPLIVVNDTLQAFGDIANDYRNNFIFPIIAVAGSNGKTTTKELLSDILSSKYNVLRTEGNLNNLIGLPNMLLRLNNNYNCAVLEIGTNSPGEIERLSNILNPTHGTITNIGKEHLELLKNLKGVAKEEGELFNFLKNNNRTSFVNLDDIHISKMGKSIKNKFTYGKKINADLKLKVKKINEYGAPEISLSYKTGNRVNEIISQLKTPGVHTAINATAATAIALELGVSKKKITKVLKNFEPTEYKSGYARLSVINLKNSSRILNDTYNSNPDSTLVALKTLFDMKIRKGGKRIVVLGDMKELGKMSKIEHESIGIELSKLKLDNVYFYGEQMKYAYKKFNDNSKGIHYISKEKLINDLKPNFIAHDILLVKGSRGMKMEEVVNSLSV, encoded by the coding sequence TTGAAGAATAAAAGTATAAAATATATAACAGAAAAACTTGGTGCATTTGTAATTGCAAATAATCAAGATGATATTAAAAAAAAGATTCTTGATTTTTCAACTGATACACGAGCATTATTTAAAGGGTCAGCTTTTGTGGCACTTAAAGGAGAAAATTATGATGGACATGAGTTCATTAATATTGCTTTTGATCTGGGGGCATCAGCTTGCATAGTAAACGAAAATTGGTACAAATTAAACAAAGGTAAATATTTTATAAAACCATTGATAGTTGTTAATGATACCCTTCAAGCATTTGGAGATATTGCAAATGATTATAGGAACAATTTCATTTTCCCAATTATTGCGGTTGCTGGTTCGAATGGGAAAACTACAACTAAGGAATTACTATCAGATATTCTTTCAAGTAAGTATAATGTATTAAGAACTGAAGGGAATTTGAATAATCTAATTGGTTTGCCAAATATGCTCTTAAGATTAAATAACAATTATAATTGTGCAGTATTAGAAATTGGTACTAATTCTCCAGGTGAGATTGAAAGGCTTTCAAATATATTAAATCCAACACATGGCACAATTACAAACATTGGAAAAGAACATTTAGAATTATTAAAGAATTTAAAAGGGGTTGCAAAAGAAGAAGGAGAATTGTTTAATTTTTTAAAAAATAATAATAGGACTTCATTTGTAAATTTAGATGATATTCACATTTCAAAGATGGGCAAATCAATTAAAAATAAATTTACTTATGGTAAAAAAATTAATGCTGATTTAAAATTAAAAGTAAAAAAAATAAATGAATATGGTGCACCAGAAATTAGTTTGAGTTATAAAACTGGAAATAGAGTAAATGAAATAATTTCTCAGTTAAAAACTCCTGGAGTTCATACAGCAATTAATGCAACAGCAGCTACAGCAATTGCCTTAGAGTTGGGGGTTAGTAAAAAGAAGATAACTAAAGTTTTAAAAAATTTCGAACCAACAGAATATAAATCTGGTTACGCTAGATTATCAGTAATCAATTTAAAGAATTCTTCAAGGATTTTGAATGATACTTATAATTCAAATCCAGATTCAACTTTAGTTGCTTTGAAAACATTATTTGATATGAAAATTAGAAAGGGTGGTAAGAGAATAGTGGTTCTTGGGGATATGAAAGAATTAGGTAAAATGTCGAAAATTGAACATGAATCAATTGGTATTGAATTATCAAAGTTGAAATTAGATAATGTTTATTTTTATGGAGAACAAATGAAATATGCTTATAAAAAATTTAATGATAATAGCAAAGGAATCCATTATATATCAAAGGAGAAATTAATAAATGATTTAAAGCCTAATTTTATTGCACATGATATTCTTTTAGTAAAAGGATCTAGAGGGATGAAAATGGAAGAAGTTGTAAATTCATTAAGTGTTTAA
- the purH gene encoding bifunctional phosphoribosylaminoimidazolecarboxamide formyltransferase/IMP cyclohydrolase, with product MSKIKISRALISVYDKTGIIEFASELSKTGIEIISTGGTAKALRESGLTVTDVSDVTGFPEMMDGRVKTLHPKIHGGILGRLDNEEDICIMKLHGIVSIDIVIINLYPFQKTVLSGALHEEIIEQIDIGGPAMIRSSAKNYNFTAIVTNPHQYYEVLSELSSNNNTINNRLRLKLASDAFLLTSEYDNSISNYFSNYINYNKKNNFPDKLNLNYLIDQNLRYGENPHQGAALYGGFTKIFNQIHGKELSYNNIVDIDSVARLVLEFDNPTCAIVKHTNPCGVASAGNLKDAYKMAFDTDVLSPFGGIIAVNRKLDLEAALEMNTIFSEVIIAPEFDDDAINLLKKKKDRRLIIVDYKLLKSELVVEYKSVSGGMLVQNYDSDIFDKDSMKVVTKREPTPEEWESMMFAWKISKHVKSNAIVYAKNNRTLGIGAGQMSRVDSVITATRKSKVAGLDLNGSAVASEAFFPFADGLLEAINSGATAVIQPGGSVRDNEVIEAADLNNATMIMTGMRHFKH from the coding sequence ATGTCTAAAATTAAAATATCCAGAGCATTAATAAGTGTTTATGATAAAACTGGAATTATTGAATTTGCTTCAGAACTAAGTAAAACAGGAATTGAGATAATCTCAACTGGTGGCACTGCAAAAGCTTTAAGAGAATCAGGTTTGACAGTAACAGATGTAAGTGATGTTACTGGTTTCCCAGAAATGATGGATGGAAGAGTAAAAACACTTCACCCTAAAATCCATGGTGGAATTTTAGGAAGACTAGATAATGAAGAAGATATCTGCATTATGAAGCTTCATGGCATAGTATCAATCGATATTGTAATTATAAATTTGTATCCATTTCAAAAGACCGTTTTAAGTGGTGCCTTACATGAAGAAATTATAGAGCAAATTGATATTGGTGGTCCAGCAATGATAAGAAGTAGTGCTAAGAATTATAATTTTACTGCAATTGTTACAAATCCGCATCAATATTATGAAGTATTAAGTGAGCTAAGTTCAAATAATAATACTATAAATAATAGGCTACGTTTAAAATTAGCATCAGATGCTTTTTTATTAACTTCTGAGTATGATAATTCAATATCGAATTATTTTTCAAACTATATAAATTATAATAAAAAAAATAATTTTCCCGATAAGCTAAACTTAAATTATTTAATAGATCAGAACTTGAGATATGGTGAGAACCCACATCAAGGAGCAGCTTTGTATGGCGGATTCACTAAAATCTTTAATCAAATACATGGTAAAGAGTTATCATACAATAATATTGTAGATATTGATTCAGTAGCAAGATTAGTCCTTGAATTTGATAATCCAACTTGTGCAATTGTAAAACATACAAATCCATGTGGAGTTGCTAGCGCAGGTAATTTAAAAGATGCATATAAAATGGCATTTGATACAGATGTATTATCTCCATTTGGAGGTATTATTGCAGTAAATAGAAAACTTGATTTAGAGGCAGCTTTAGAAATGAACACCATTTTTAGTGAAGTAATTATTGCCCCAGAGTTTGATGATGATGCGATTAATTTGTTGAAAAAAAAGAAAGATAGAAGACTAATTATTGTAGATTACAAATTGTTGAAAAGTGAGTTAGTAGTTGAATACAAATCAGTATCAGGTGGAATGTTAGTACAAAATTATGATTCAGATATATTTGATAAAGACTCAATGAAAGTAGTCACTAAAAGAGAACCGACGCCTGAAGAATGGGAATCTATGATGTTCGCCTGGAAAATTTCAAAACATGTAAAATCCAATGCAATTGTTTATGCGAAAAATAATCGTACTTTAGGTATTGGAGCAGGACAAATGTCAAGAGTTGATTCTGTTATAACAGCAACTCGTAAGTCGAAGGTTGCTGGGCTTGATTTAAATGGATCAGCTGTTGCTTCAGAAGCCTTTTTCCCATTTGCTGATGGATTACTTGAAGCTATTAATTCGGGAGCTACAGCTGTAATACAACCAGGTGGATCTGTTCGAGATAATGAAGTTATTGAGGCAGCAGATTTAAATAATGCTACTATGATAATGACTGGAATGAGACACTTTAAACATTAA
- the dnaA gene encoding chromosomal replication initiator protein DnaA, with translation MIELKQTEAIEAWSRCLEMIREKVPYQSFKTWFEPIQPLELQEVNLTVQVPNQFFYEWIEEHFYSIIRKAIIDVLGVTGSLRYFIEENNSQPASERSVKAPTNNNKIFQKEDKELKSNFNPSPTFELIAPLQTASEVEGMLNPRYTFDNFVRGSNNELAYASAKAVADNPGGTRFNPLVIYGGVGLGKTHIAQAIGREILQNNTGKKIIYISSEKFGIDFINSIQYNKTQEFASHYRSTDVLIVDDIQFLSGKEKTQDNFFHLFNTLHQFNKQIVLTSDVPPKQLKGVDERLTSRFQWGLTVDIQSPDLETRVAILNKISLDEGHQINADILYMVAQNVTSSVRELEGTLIRLLAECSLQNRILTMDLAREVVQGINSIHNQNVTIEDVQNAVCKNLGISMNLLTGQTRKQEVVFARQIAMFLIRDLTNSSLKTIGNHFGGRDHTTVMHALTSIESQKKNEIRVQHTIDNISKDLKVVIN, from the coding sequence ATGATTGAGCTAAAACAAACAGAAGCTATAGAGGCTTGGTCACGCTGTCTTGAAATGATAAGAGAAAAAGTTCCATATCAATCTTTTAAAACATGGTTTGAACCAATTCAACCGTTAGAATTGCAAGAAGTTAACCTAACTGTTCAAGTTCCTAATCAATTCTTTTATGAATGGATAGAAGAGCACTTTTATAGTATAATACGTAAAGCTATTATTGATGTATTAGGAGTTACAGGCTCATTAAGATATTTTATTGAAGAAAATAATTCTCAACCAGCTTCCGAACGATCTGTAAAAGCACCAACTAATAATAATAAAATTTTTCAAAAAGAAGATAAGGAGTTAAAAAGCAATTTTAATCCTAGTCCTACATTTGAGTTAATTGCTCCTTTACAAACTGCTAGTGAAGTTGAGGGTATGTTAAACCCTAGATACACATTCGATAATTTCGTCCGTGGTAGTAATAATGAATTAGCATATGCAAGTGCTAAAGCTGTTGCAGATAATCCTGGAGGTACAAGATTCAATCCTCTTGTTATTTATGGTGGTGTTGGGCTTGGCAAAACCCATATTGCGCAAGCCATTGGACGTGAAATTTTACAAAACAATACCGGAAAAAAAATAATTTATATTAGCTCTGAGAAATTTGGAATTGATTTTATTAATTCTATTCAATACAACAAAACACAAGAGTTTGCCTCTCATTATAGATCTACAGATGTTTTAATTGTTGATGACATTCAATTTTTATCTGGTAAAGAAAAAACACAAGATAATTTCTTCCATCTTTTTAATACTCTACATCAATTTAACAAACAAATAGTTTTAACTAGCGATGTACCTCCAAAACAATTAAAAGGAGTAGATGAAAGATTAACAAGCAGATTTCAATGGGGATTAACAGTAGATATTCAATCTCCAGATTTAGAAACCAGAGTAGCTATTTTAAATAAAATTAGTTTAGATGAAGGGCATCAAATTAATGCTGATATTCTTTATATGGTTGCTCAAAATGTTACTAGCTCTGTAAGAGAATTAGAGGGAACATTGATAAGGCTTTTAGCAGAATGTTCTCTCCAAAACAGAATTTTAACTATGGACTTAGCTCGTGAAGTTGTTCAAGGAATTAATTCAATTCATAACCAAAATGTAACTATTGAAGATGTTCAAAATGCTGTATGTAAGAACTTGGGTATATCAATGAATTTACTAACAGGACAAACAAGAAAACAAGAAGTTGTTTTTGCAAGACAGATTGCTATGTTTTTGATTCGTGATTTAACTAATTCTTCACTTAAAACAATTGGCAATCATTTCGGCGGACGAGACCATACAACTGTTATGCATGCTCTAACTTCTATTGAATCTCAGAAAAAGAATGAAATCAGGGTTCAACATACAATTGATAATATTTCGAAAGACCTTAAAGTTGTTATTAATTAA
- a CDS encoding UDP-N-acetylmuramoyl-L-alanyl-D-glutamate--2,6-diaminopimelate ligase, with product MILKDLIKSIDRVKSVNGTLNNNVNKICYDSRKVNSEEDLFVAINSLDDNALQFIPQAIENGSRVIVFDNKDLVDINELKKIKLDEEFTFIEVEDARVAMAQLSFKLNGSPQNKLKLFGITGTNGKTTISYLIKQIFENEGIKTVLIGTLGVMIENDFLSTGFTTPESPDLAIILNDAIEKGCKAVVMEVSSHALALNRVFGINFNGAIFSNITIDHLDFHKTFEEYLNTKLKLFQNLDSNGFAVINIDDNYGDKFVDMCKTQAITYGKQKETSARIENIKLELGFTRFDLIMKNGNCYNLQTKFTGEFNVYNVASVVALCDCLGFDKIRLTKAVSELIGVPGRMETFKSSIGFNVIVDYAHTPDAIENVLVTLRNLITNDGKIICVFGCGGDRDKSKRPLMGEVSSRLSDKVIVTSDNPRTENPLDIINEVVTGIIDKSNFYEIEIDREVAIKRAIKIANKNDIVLIAGKGHEDYQVIGNQKIHLDDREIVRKFLNINSND from the coding sequence TTGATTCTAAAAGATTTAATAAAAAGTATTGATAGAGTTAAAAGTGTCAATGGCACTTTAAATAATAATGTTAATAAAATTTGTTATGATAGTAGAAAAGTAAATTCAGAAGAAGATTTGTTTGTTGCAATAAATAGTTTAGATGATAATGCTTTACAGTTTATTCCACAAGCAATTGAAAATGGATCTAGAGTTATAGTTTTTGACAACAAAGATTTAGTAGATATCAATGAATTAAAAAAAATAAAATTAGATGAGGAATTTACATTTATAGAAGTTGAAGACGCAAGAGTTGCAATGGCTCAGTTATCCTTTAAATTAAATGGATCACCTCAAAACAAATTAAAGTTATTTGGCATAACTGGTACTAATGGTAAAACAACAATATCATATTTAATAAAACAAATATTTGAGAATGAAGGAATAAAAACTGTTTTAATTGGTACACTTGGTGTGATGATAGAAAATGATTTTTTATCAACTGGTTTTACAACACCTGAATCACCAGATTTAGCAATAATATTGAATGATGCAATTGAAAAAGGATGTAAGGCTGTGGTTATGGAAGTATCTTCACATGCTTTAGCTTTGAATAGAGTTTTCGGAATTAATTTTAACGGAGCTATCTTTTCCAATATCACAATAGATCATTTAGACTTCCATAAAACATTTGAAGAATATTTAAACACTAAGTTGAAATTGTTTCAAAACCTTGATTCTAATGGTTTTGCAGTAATTAATATTGATGATAATTATGGGGATAAGTTTGTGGATATGTGCAAAACTCAAGCAATTACATATGGTAAACAGAAAGAAACATCTGCTAGAATAGAAAATATCAAGTTAGAATTAGGCTTTACAAGGTTTGATTTAATTATGAAAAATGGAAATTGTTACAATCTTCAAACAAAATTTACAGGTGAATTTAATGTATATAATGTTGCTTCAGTTGTAGCATTATGTGATTGTTTAGGGTTTGATAAGATTAGATTAACAAAAGCTGTGAGTGAATTAATCGGAGTTCCAGGTAGAATGGAAACTTTTAAAAGTTCAATAGGATTTAATGTTATTGTTGATTATGCACATACTCCAGATGCTATAGAAAATGTGTTAGTTACTTTAAGAAATTTGATAACTAATGATGGAAAAATAATTTGTGTTTTTGGATGTGGTGGTGATAGAGATAAATCTAAGAGACCATTGATGGGTGAGGTATCATCGAGATTGTCAGATAAAGTTATAGTAACATCTGATAACCCTAGAACTGAAAATCCTCTTGATATTATTAATGAAGTTGTAACTGGAATTATTGATAAAAGTAATTTTTATGAAATTGAAATTGATAGGGAAGTTGCTATTAAAAGAGCAATAAAGATTGCAAATAAAAATGATATTGTTCTAATTGCAGGCAAGGGACATGAAGATTATCAAGTTATAGGAAATCAAAAAATTCATTTAGATGATAGGGAAATCGTTAGAAAATTTCTTAATATAAATTCAAATGATTGA
- the rsmH gene encoding 16S rRNA (cytosine(1402)-N(4))-methyltransferase RsmH, with protein sequence MKNNYHIPVLLKESIELLITDLNGTYVDGTAGGGGHTSLILDLISKDGFVYDFDADEKAIEFVKERFKDNVKINFSAHQKYFTEAVNFLKENNIKLNGVILDLGVSSRQLDSSQIGLSYRSEMPLDMRFRRSDDKISAKEFLNETNAEDIADVLRKFGEEPAAWKIAQAIHNKSKTKKIETTLDLKNIIEDEIPQVFVVKTLTRVFQALRIFVNNEMDELEKALSGYTDILIEGGRIVVLTYHSIEDRIVKYSFRDEMKDCICPPFVPKCICDKEQRLKIITRKPIVPGKLELENNKRSRSAKLRVAERVLSTKKMN encoded by the coding sequence GTGAAAAATAATTACCATATTCCGGTTCTTTTAAAAGAAAGTATTGAATTATTAATTACAGATTTAAATGGAACTTATGTTGATGGAACTGCAGGAGGTGGTGGACATACATCTTTAATTTTAGATTTAATTTCCAAAGATGGTTTTGTTTATGATTTTGATGCAGATGAAAAAGCAATTGAATTTGTAAAAGAGAGGTTTAAAGATAATGTCAAAATTAATTTTTCTGCACATCAAAAGTATTTTACAGAAGCAGTAAATTTTCTAAAAGAAAATAATATCAAATTAAATGGTGTGATTCTAGATTTAGGTGTTTCGAGTAGACAATTAGATTCTTCTCAAATTGGGCTAAGTTACAGAAGTGAAATGCCATTAGATATGAGGTTTAGAAGAAGTGATGATAAAATTTCAGCCAAAGAATTTTTGAATGAAACAAACGCTGAAGATATTGCAGATGTTCTAAGAAAATTTGGCGAAGAACCAGCAGCATGGAAAATTGCACAAGCAATACATAACAAAAGTAAAACTAAAAAAATTGAGACAACCTTAGATTTAAAAAATATTATTGAAGATGAAATACCACAAGTATTTGTTGTAAAAACATTAACAAGAGTTTTTCAAGCTCTAAGAATATTTGTGAATAATGAAATGGATGAACTAGAAAAGGCTTTAAGTGGTTACACAGATATTTTAATTGAAGGAGGGAGAATTGTTGTACTAACATATCACTCAATTGAAGATAGAATTGTTAAATATTCTTTTAGGGATGAAATGAAAGACTGTATTTGTCCTCCATTTGTACCGAAATGTATATGTGACAAAGAACAGCGACTTAAGATAATTACAAGAAAACCAATAGTTCCAGGAAAGTTGGAATTAGAAAATAATAAGAGATCAAGAAGTGCTAAGCTGAGAGTTGCTGAAAGAGTTCTATCAACAAAAAAAATGAATTGA
- a CDS encoding M23 family metallopeptidase — translation MKKSYSLYLSLCVIVAYLFLTSSTDNEAKPEDSSVVNELQTKAIELKGSIFKLIQRSNSFTSDSPLPIASETSIEINKRINEITSTLKNDFPGNDQVSIAQFLSKQLWVINEISLLSNKRISISKSIPNLLPREGKLTSLFGYRIHPISKRVKKHDGIDISVPQGSNIIAPNSGVVVFAGRKGGYGNVVIIDHGYGYQTLYGHTCKMLVKEGDEVTAGQVIALVGSTGASTGPHLHYEVHVDGKKVDPQMFIPKNSFHEFSADVLPLLAVSPIESLDKKVN, via the coding sequence ATGAAAAAAAGTTATTCTCTCTACTTATCATTATGTGTTATAGTTGCTTATTTGTTTCTAACATCATCAACTGATAACGAAGCAAAACCTGAAGATTCATCAGTAGTAAATGAACTTCAAACAAAAGCAATAGAGTTAAAAGGTTCAATATTTAAGTTGATACAAAGAAGCAATAGCTTCACTTCAGATTCACCACTTCCAATTGCAAGTGAAACTTCTATTGAAATTAACAAAAGGATTAATGAAATAACATCTACGTTAAAAAATGATTTTCCTGGTAATGATCAAGTTTCTATAGCGCAATTTTTGTCAAAACAACTTTGGGTGATTAATGAAATTTCATTACTCTCAAATAAAAGAATATCTATTTCTAAATCAATACCAAATTTATTACCAAGAGAAGGAAAGCTCACATCACTATTTGGGTATAGAATTCATCCAATTAGTAAGAGAGTTAAAAAGCATGATGGAATTGATATATCTGTTCCTCAAGGTTCAAATATTATTGCACCAAATAGCGGTGTAGTTGTTTTTGCAGGTAGAAAAGGTGGTTATGGAAATGTTGTAATTATTGATCATGGTTATGGATATCAAACGTTATATGGTCATACTTGTAAAATGTTAGTAAAAGAAGGTGATGAAGTTACAGCTGGTCAAGTTATCGCTTTAGTTGGCTCTACAGGTGCCTCAACAGGTCCTCATTTGCATTACGAAGTGCATGTTGATGGTAAAAAAGTTGATCCTCAAATGTTCATTCCTAAGAATTCTTTTCATGAATTTTCTGCAGATGTATTACCATTATTAGCGGTATCTCCAATAGAATCTTTAGATAAAAAAGTTAATTAA
- the mraZ gene encoding division/cell wall cluster transcriptional repressor MraZ, whose translation MSFFIGKEIYSLDSKGRVNFPLKMRKDIEGDDKERMIITRRPDSEKCLFIYPMDEWKNQIEVLRSLNNYREKDRFFIRTFLENAERIELDSQSRISVSKDLVEYAELKKEVLIIGAMDHIELWNPENYFTYCKSKEVEFPNVTDEVLGKSI comes from the coding sequence ATGTCATTTTTCATAGGTAAGGAGATATATTCATTAGACTCAAAAGGGAGGGTAAACTTCCCTTTAAAGATGCGCAAGGATATTGAAGGAGATGACAAAGAAAGGATGATTATTACACGCAGACCAGATTCAGAAAAATGTTTATTTATTTATCCTATGGATGAATGGAAGAATCAAATTGAGGTATTAAGAAGTTTGAATAACTATCGAGAAAAAGATAGATTTTTTATTAGAACATTTTTAGAAAATGCTGAGAGAATTGAACTTGATTCTCAATCCAGAATTTCTGTTTCTAAAGATTTAGTTGAATATGCAGAATTAAAAAAAGAAGTTTTAATAATTGGTGCAATGGATCATATAGAACTTTGGAATCCAGAGAATTATTTTACTTATTGTAAATCGAAAGAAGTTGAATTCCCGAATGTTACAGATGAAGTTTTAGGGAAGAGTATCTAG